One stretch of Akkermansia sp. RCC_12PD DNA includes these proteins:
- the bioD gene encoding dethiobiotin synthase has product MRNFIVTGTDTEIGKTYVSCLIVKALRERGVNAAGFKPVACGDRQDARLLREAGPEGLTLDELNPVFLKNATCPYVAAKLENTQVDEDAIRRAYEALAAAHECVLVEGVGGWEVPIAAGRNFSDMAADFHLPILLVIGNKLGAINHALLTLNAIKARGLECLGIVFNNVKDEWDTACVTNRSMVEEFSDAPILGELIHGQDFMDIDALLERLR; this is encoded by the coding sequence ATGAGGAATTTTATCGTTACCGGAACTGATACGGAGATAGGCAAAACTTATGTAAGCTGCCTGATTGTGAAGGCCCTGAGAGAACGGGGCGTGAACGCCGCAGGATTCAAGCCCGTGGCCTGCGGAGACAGGCAGGATGCCCGGCTTCTGCGGGAGGCAGGGCCGGAAGGCCTGACGCTGGATGAGTTGAATCCCGTGTTTTTGAAGAATGCCACCTGCCCCTATGTGGCTGCCAAGCTGGAGAATACACAGGTGGATGAAGACGCTATCCGCCGCGCTTATGAGGCTTTGGCCGCCGCGCATGAGTGTGTGCTGGTGGAAGGCGTGGGCGGTTGGGAGGTGCCGATCGCGGCAGGCCGGAATTTCAGCGACATGGCTGCGGATTTCCATCTTCCCATTCTTCTGGTGATCGGCAACAAGCTGGGAGCCATCAATCATGCTCTGCTGACGCTGAATGCGATCAAGGCGCGCGGTCTGGAATGCCTGGGTATTGTGTTTAATAACGTGAAGGATGAGTGGGATACCGCTTGCGTTACGAACAGGAGCATGGTGGAGGAGTTTTCCGACGCGCCCATTCTCGGGGAACTGATCCACGGGCAGGATTTCATGGATATTGACGCCCTTCTGGAACGTTTGCGCTAG
- the truA gene encoding tRNA pseudouridine(38-40) synthase TruA — MPRIRFITAYDGRPYLGWQSQPGGRTVQDKLERAFSTLFGEAVRIHGSGRTDAGVHALGQVFHVDAPDTHRIPADKWPAAINTRLPSTIRVIHAEYTGPGFHARFSATGKTYRYCISSEPILNPFDAGLAWHRPLAWSLDALTEAAGLFLGEHDFTAFAALRGNEPRPIPEDYFRRTITRADVRREGNHTFITFTGTGFLYKMVRLMAGAAHEAARGKITLEELNRLIRSPRPDDKSPFCAPPDGLTLMQVHYPDSVPENRPEQ; from the coding sequence ATGCCCCGCATCCGTTTCATCACCGCCTACGACGGCCGCCCCTACCTGGGCTGGCAAAGCCAGCCGGGAGGCCGCACCGTGCAGGACAAGCTGGAACGTGCCTTTTCAACCCTTTTCGGGGAAGCCGTCCGCATCCACGGGTCCGGCAGGACGGACGCCGGAGTGCACGCCCTGGGACAGGTCTTCCACGTGGATGCGCCGGACACCCACCGCATTCCCGCAGACAAATGGCCTGCTGCCATCAATACCCGCCTGCCCAGCACCATCCGGGTCATCCATGCGGAGTACACGGGCCCCGGCTTTCACGCCCGCTTCAGCGCCACGGGGAAAACGTACCGCTACTGCATTTCCAGCGAACCCATCCTGAACCCGTTTGACGCGGGCCTGGCCTGGCACCGTCCGCTGGCCTGGAGCCTGGACGCCCTGACGGAAGCCGCCGGGCTCTTTCTGGGGGAACACGACTTTACGGCCTTTGCCGCCCTGAGGGGCAACGAGCCCCGCCCCATCCCGGAAGACTACTTCCGGCGCACCATTACCCGTGCGGACGTGAGGCGGGAAGGGAACCACACCTTCATCACATTCACGGGCACGGGCTTCCTTTATAAAATGGTGCGCCTCATGGCGGGCGCGGCCCATGAGGCGGCACGCGGGAAAATCACACTGGAGGAATTAAACCGCCTCATCCGTTCCCCGCGCCCGGATGACAAAAGCCCGTTCTGCGCGCCGCCGGACGGCCTTACCCTGATGCAGGTGCATTACCCGGATTCCGTCCCGGAAAACAGGCCGGAGCAATAA
- the rph gene encoding ribonuclease PH gives MERQDKRLVDQLRPISFETGIAPNATASVLVTFGRTKVICAVTIEEDVPRWMKVQRVEGGWLTAEYSMLPYSTLDRKRRDITAGKLDGRSSEIQRLIGRSLRAAVDLGKIGARTIWVDCDVLQADGGTRTASITGASVALAIAVNKLVAAGKLAESPLKRLVSAVSVGMLEGEALLDLCYVEDKDAEVDMNLVMTDQGEFVEVQGSGEEAVFTADQMNRMLELGRKGLDEIAELQRRVIAEADKPDAGALEDLSAFFGRGK, from the coding sequence ATGGAACGTCAGGATAAACGACTTGTGGACCAGTTGCGCCCGATCAGCTTTGAAACGGGCATTGCTCCGAACGCCACGGCCTCCGTGCTGGTGACTTTCGGACGGACGAAGGTGATTTGCGCCGTCACGATTGAAGAGGATGTGCCGCGCTGGATGAAGGTGCAGCGCGTGGAGGGCGGCTGGCTGACGGCGGAGTATTCCATGCTCCCTTATTCCACGCTGGACCGCAAGCGCCGCGACATCACGGCGGGCAAGCTGGACGGACGTTCCAGCGAGATTCAGCGTCTGATTGGCCGTTCCCTCCGGGCCGCCGTGGACCTGGGCAAGATCGGCGCGCGCACCATCTGGGTGGACTGCGATGTTCTCCAGGCTGACGGCGGAACGCGGACCGCTTCTATCACCGGGGCTTCCGTGGCTCTGGCGATTGCCGTGAACAAGCTGGTGGCTGCGGGCAAGCTGGCGGAATCCCCCCTCAAGAGGCTCGTTTCCGCCGTGTCCGTAGGCATGCTGGAAGGGGAAGCCCTGCTGGACCTTTGCTACGTGGAAGACAAGGACGCGGAAGTGGACATGAACCTGGTGATGACCGACCAGGGCGAGTTTGTGGAAGTGCAGGGTTCCGGAGAAGAAGCCGTCTTCACTGCGGACCAGATGAACAGGATGCTGGAGCTGGGGCGCAAGGGTCTGGACGAGATCGCGGAACTCCAGCGCCGCGTCATTGCGGAGGCGGACAAACCGGACGCCGGAGCGCTGGAAGATTTGAGCGCCTTTTTCGGCCGGGGCAAGTAA
- a CDS encoding M23 family metallopeptidase, whose product MFYFRFLLLALFFLTGTAFISESAPVYMAKRDSKFALVPLCDGFDFPVGKPDGKGYYRSRGLRLKSPRHMGEDWNGNGGGNTDLGDPVYSVGHGVVTYAADARGAWGKVVIVRHAFREPKSGKVLCCQTLYSHLNDINVVLGQLVLRGTQVGTIGTNRGMYPAHLHVELHYNPDVNCGHQGIPKTERNYGRLTDFINRFRRLPLEKRMVRVPIGGFLPYKGTEGL is encoded by the coding sequence ATGTTCTACTTCCGTTTTTTATTGCTGGCCCTGTTCTTTCTGACCGGAACGGCCTTCATCAGCGAGAGCGCGCCCGTTTACATGGCCAAGCGGGACAGTAAGTTTGCGCTCGTCCCCCTGTGCGACGGCTTTGATTTTCCGGTGGGCAAGCCGGACGGCAAGGGCTATTACCGTTCCCGCGGCCTGCGCCTGAAAAGCCCCCGTCACATGGGCGAGGACTGGAACGGCAACGGCGGAGGCAATACCGACTTGGGAGACCCCGTTTATTCCGTGGGCCACGGTGTGGTCACGTATGCGGCAGACGCACGGGGCGCCTGGGGAAAGGTGGTAATTGTCCGCCATGCCTTCCGGGAGCCCAAGTCCGGCAAGGTCCTCTGCTGCCAGACGCTTTATTCCCATTTGAATGACATCAACGTAGTGCTGGGCCAACTGGTGCTGCGCGGCACCCAGGTGGGCACCATCGGCACGAACCGCGGCATGTACCCTGCCCATCTTCATGTGGAGCTGCATTACAATCCGGACGTAAACTGCGGTCATCAGGGGATTCCCAAGACGGAACGCAATTACGGGCGCCTGACGGATTTTATCAACCGGTTCCGGCGCCTGCCTTTGGAAAAGAGGATGGTGCGCGTTCCCATCGGGGGGTTCCTCCCCTATAAAGGTACGGAGGGGCTCTGA
- a CDS encoding alpha-L-fucosidase produces MNKLAPLFVGTALSSLMLPGQAADPPKPFGAVPTPQQVNWQRMEFYGFIHFGLNTFTGREWGYGDENPQIFNPTDFNASEIVETFKKGGMKGMIYTAKHHDGFCAWPTKSTEHNITKTPWKNGKGDVVKEFALACKKHGIKFGTYLSPWDRNHAEYGKEGYLKAYYQQIRELLTNYGPVFEIWFDGANGGDGYYGGAREKRNIGDAEKYYDFEKIVEIIRSIQPNCIIWGAGHYGDARWGGSEKGHVNYPHWSTVGLNGGGGGTGKRGGERWVPAEGDTTINHSGWFWHQGQSSRVKSPEELMQVWFDSVGRGANLILNVAADKTGKLDPADVKSLMEFKELRDKLYAKNFALGATATASQTRGNDKKFSPSNMTDGNLDTYWAVEDDNLTPSAVITLPKPATFDVIRLREQIRLGQRVDSFNIDAFIKGKWVCIDNGGKTIGNQVMRRLDRPITAQKLRLRITGSQATPCISEFALFRQPAGAVRPSIFRRGDNLVILADGKNKILYTTDGSEPKAGSSVYSQGAKFSESGVVKARCQFANGKLGPVSQAKFGISKTGWKVKSTTSGNAAAAIDDNPETSWTANAGVPQSFVVDMGKPYQVTSFSYLPRQDGKTEGMTDKYQFEVSADGKTWKKAAEGEFSNLRANPIEQNVNLKNVDEPVRYFRFTGTNALDGGGASAAEINVFGTPAQG; encoded by the coding sequence ATGAACAAGCTTGCTCCCCTCTTTGTTGGAACCGCTCTTTCCTCCCTGATGCTGCCCGGACAGGCCGCAGACCCGCCCAAACCTTTCGGCGCCGTGCCTACGCCCCAGCAGGTGAACTGGCAGCGCATGGAATTCTACGGTTTCATCCACTTCGGCCTGAACACCTTTACCGGCAGGGAATGGGGATACGGAGACGAAAACCCGCAAATTTTCAACCCCACGGACTTCAATGCCTCCGAGATCGTGGAAACCTTCAAGAAAGGCGGCATGAAGGGCATGATCTATACGGCCAAGCACCACGACGGCTTCTGCGCGTGGCCCACCAAGTCCACGGAGCACAATATCACGAAAACCCCGTGGAAAAACGGCAAGGGGGATGTAGTCAAGGAATTCGCCCTGGCCTGCAAAAAACACGGCATCAAATTCGGCACCTACCTCAGTCCGTGGGACCGCAACCACGCCGAATACGGCAAGGAAGGCTACCTGAAAGCCTACTACCAGCAAATTCGGGAACTGCTGACCAACTACGGTCCCGTATTTGAAATCTGGTTTGACGGGGCCAACGGCGGCGACGGCTACTACGGCGGAGCCCGTGAAAAACGCAACATCGGCGATGCGGAGAAGTACTACGACTTTGAAAAGATTGTGGAAATAATCCGCTCCATCCAGCCCAACTGTATCATTTGGGGCGCCGGCCATTATGGAGATGCCCGCTGGGGCGGCTCTGAAAAGGGACATGTCAATTATCCCCACTGGAGCACCGTGGGACTGAATGGCGGCGGTGGCGGAACCGGCAAGCGCGGCGGCGAACGCTGGGTGCCCGCGGAAGGAGACACTACCATCAACCATTCCGGCTGGTTCTGGCACCAGGGACAGTCTTCCCGCGTCAAATCCCCGGAAGAACTTATGCAGGTCTGGTTTGACTCCGTAGGCCGCGGGGCCAACCTCATCCTGAACGTAGCCGCAGACAAAACCGGAAAACTGGACCCCGCCGATGTCAAGTCTCTGATGGAATTCAAGGAATTGCGCGACAAGCTGTATGCCAAGAACTTCGCTCTGGGAGCCACGGCCACGGCCAGCCAAACCCGCGGCAATGACAAGAAATTCTCCCCTTCCAACATGACTGACGGCAACCTGGACACGTACTGGGCCGTGGAAGACGACAACCTGACACCCTCCGCCGTCATCACGCTGCCCAAGCCCGCCACCTTTGACGTCATCCGTCTGCGCGAACAAATCCGCCTGGGCCAGCGCGTGGACTCCTTCAACATCGACGCTTTCATCAAGGGCAAATGGGTCTGCATTGATAATGGCGGAAAAACCATTGGCAACCAGGTCATGCGCCGGCTTGACCGTCCCATCACCGCCCAGAAGCTGCGCCTGCGCATCACGGGCAGTCAGGCCACGCCCTGCATCTCTGAATTCGCCCTGTTCCGCCAGCCTGCGGGAGCCGTACGCCCGTCCATCTTCCGCCGCGGCGACAACCTGGTCATCCTGGCGGACGGCAAGAACAAAATCCTCTACACGACGGACGGAAGCGAACCCAAGGCCGGGTCCTCCGTCTATTCGCAGGGAGCCAAATTCAGCGAAAGCGGAGTTGTCAAGGCACGCTGCCAGTTTGCCAACGGCAAGCTCGGCCCCGTCAGCCAGGCAAAATTCGGCATCAGCAAAACCGGATGGAAAGTGAAAAGCACCACCTCCGGCAATGCGGCCGCCGCCATTGACGACAACCCGGAAACCTCCTGGACCGCCAATGCCGGCGTTCCCCAGTCTTTCGTGGTGGACATGGGCAAGCCCTACCAAGTCACCAGTTTCTCCTACCTGCCTCGTCAGGATGGAAAAACGGAAGGCATGACGGACAAGTACCAGTTTGAAGTAAGCGCGGACGGCAAAACCTGGAAAAAGGCGGCAGAGGGGGAATTCTCCAATCTCCGCGCCAATCCCATCGAGCAAAACGTCAACCTCAAGAATGTTGACGAGCCCGTGCGTTACTTCCGCTTTACCGGAACAAATGCGCTGGACGGCGGCGGAGCTTCCGCCGCGGAAATCAATGTCTTCGGCACTCCCGCCCAGGGCTAG
- the nadD gene encoding nicotinate (nicotinamide) nucleotide adenylyltransferase — MKLCIFGGSFDPVHEGHVRVASRARECCGLDRVLFMPCSLSPLKEQAPSVSDARRCRMIELALKGLDWAVLDRTDLNLPPPSWSWRVAESVAACHPGAELFWLMGKDQWDSLEKWGRWRHLANMATFIVYHRGGAPDPREGVRAVFIEGDEPASSTGIREALRAGVCPVPHLNPEVESFIRREGLYGVPRGMAEK, encoded by the coding sequence GTGAAGTTGTGCATTTTCGGCGGTTCGTTTGATCCCGTGCACGAAGGCCATGTGCGCGTGGCTTCGCGTGCCAGGGAGTGCTGTGGCCTGGATCGCGTACTGTTCATGCCCTGTTCCCTTTCCCCGCTGAAGGAACAGGCCCCTTCCGTTTCGGATGCCCGGCGCTGCCGGATGATTGAACTGGCCCTGAAAGGGCTGGACTGGGCCGTATTGGACCGTACGGACTTGAATTTGCCCCCGCCTTCCTGGTCATGGCGGGTGGCGGAAAGCGTGGCTGCCTGCCATCCGGGAGCGGAATTGTTCTGGCTGATGGGCAAGGACCAGTGGGATTCCCTGGAGAAATGGGGCCGCTGGAGGCATCTGGCTAACATGGCGACGTTCATCGTGTACCACCGGGGCGGCGCGCCGGATCCCAGGGAGGGAGTTCGGGCCGTTTTTATTGAAGGGGATGAACCAGCATCTTCCACCGGCATCCGGGAAGCCCTGCGCGCGGGCGTATGCCCCGTGCCTCATTTGAATCCGGAAGTGGAAAGCTTCATCAGAAGGGAAGGGCTGTACGGCGTTCCGCGGGGAATGGCGGAAAAGTAA
- a CDS encoding type II secretion system protein, protein MKVSFATRQLRRGFTLIELLVVIAIIALLASVAYGPIINQINKGDQMQALTNMKNVGVAMNEFKSNSKLGNFPDDITADRVVAQHSYMAGLGPLQGDTSNDYFRQLLANESVSESNFYAKVQTASGGSTVTPDGEIYDGKALTPGEVGISYVMRKGENNKKVGIGSSVGEYPLMVTSVLPGDGGSTVVAGNAVRFDPESFRGKVLIFTTAQSAKTLELNDNDDLQDTFIPKRRGKDISDQFLILTPDFSGQE, encoded by the coding sequence ATGAAAGTATCTTTTGCAACACGCCAGTTACGCCGGGGTTTCACCCTGATCGAACTTTTGGTCGTTATCGCCATTATCGCGCTGCTCGCGTCCGTGGCGTATGGTCCCATCATCAACCAGATCAACAAGGGAGACCAGATGCAGGCCCTGACCAACATGAAGAACGTGGGCGTGGCGATGAACGAATTCAAGTCCAACAGCAAGCTGGGCAATTTCCCGGACGACATCACCGCTGACCGCGTGGTGGCCCAGCACAGCTACATGGCTGGCCTGGGACCGTTGCAGGGCGACACCTCCAATGACTATTTCCGCCAGCTTCTGGCCAATGAGTCCGTGTCTGAAAGCAACTTCTACGCCAAGGTCCAGACTGCTTCCGGCGGTTCCACCGTCACTCCCGACGGTGAAATCTATGACGGCAAGGCCCTGACTCCCGGTGAAGTGGGCATTTCCTACGTGATGCGCAAGGGTGAGAACAACAAGAAGGTGGGTATCGGCAGCTCCGTTGGCGAATATCCTCTGATGGTTACCTCCGTGCTTCCCGGCGATGGCGGCTCTACAGTGGTTGCCGGCAATGCTGTCCGCTTTGACCCGGAAAGTTTCCGCGGCAAGGTACTGATCTTCACGACCGCCCAGAGTGCCAAAACTCTGGAACTGAACGACAACGACGACCTTCAGGATACTTTCATTCCCAAGAGAAGGGGCAAGGATATCAGTGACCAGTTCCTGATTCTCACTCCTGATTTCAGCGGCCAGGAATAA
- a CDS encoding family 20 glycosylhydrolase, producing the protein MFLFRVFSIPVRFFAALLVCSPWGLMGGEVVTAPVPEFSSPALIPYPSKVVRGKGGVRFKSVHVHLDRDVPRRDDLVREMKDVFGMFGIPASVSKDVFEEGSLTWELSLDAGIEGEAYILSVAPEKATVRAGSFGGFFNALQTLRQLVSKGKGGFFMPSVQISDEPAFALRGMMLDVGRYYMSPAFIKELMRRVSRYKINTLHLHLTDDPAWRLEVKKFPALTDRVFHWKSRLPGKFYTQEQLKELVDYCAGLNIQVIPEIDMPGHSQPFAKAMKTGMQTEKGVSILKEVLDEVVPLFPGRYFHMGSDEVHITMKDFIPRMAEYLRGKGKEVVVWSPGGPHDKDSVLMCWGESEAGARMDKGMKRIDSNGFYIDWADSQSGVYQVFFQQPCEVPRGDEKALGAILPVWCDGNLSSEKRVLEQYPLYPCVLTFAERVWRGGATKRKDYMAQLPPKGTAGWAEFREFERRLVSHRDRFFRGVPFAYVKQADMAWSLVGPFDHRGKNDTSFEPERKIAASYRDGDRTLEWKSTPVYGGAVHIRHLFAMFNMHRNQYRLAHWPTLMSEDVGKGGGTCYALTSIRSPKDQEVWLMVGLNGMWGHSGGYRSARAPEQGSWDFSGGDVWLNGKRVDPPKWPFKSLPWTDWGKGRIEEAPLTWEGYFFRPPVKVKLRKGVNRVLVRSVFGHWKGDNGQRSWFFCCMPVLWDGTHYREVPGLEYDPRPDVR; encoded by the coding sequence ATGTTTTTGTTCAGAGTTTTCAGCATTCCTGTACGGTTTTTTGCCGCCCTGCTGGTTTGTTCCCCGTGGGGGTTGATGGGCGGGGAGGTCGTGACCGCGCCTGTGCCGGAGTTTTCCTCCCCTGCGTTGATTCCTTATCCTTCCAAAGTCGTCAGGGGTAAGGGCGGGGTGCGTTTTAAAAGCGTTCATGTGCATTTAGACCGGGATGTTCCCCGCAGGGATGACCTGGTGAGGGAAATGAAGGATGTATTCGGGATGTTCGGCATTCCGGCTTCCGTGAGCAAGGATGTTTTTGAGGAAGGTTCCCTGACATGGGAGTTGAGCCTGGACGCCGGAATTGAGGGGGAAGCATATATCCTGTCCGTCGCACCGGAAAAGGCAACTGTCAGAGCAGGGAGCTTTGGCGGTTTTTTTAATGCCCTGCAAACGCTGAGGCAGCTGGTTTCCAAAGGAAAGGGAGGTTTTTTCATGCCCTCCGTGCAGATCAGCGACGAACCCGCCTTCGCCCTGCGGGGCATGATGCTGGACGTGGGGCGTTATTATATGTCTCCCGCGTTTATCAAGGAGCTGATGCGCCGGGTTTCCCGCTACAAGATTAATACGCTCCATCTGCATTTGACGGATGATCCCGCGTGGAGGCTGGAAGTGAAGAAGTTTCCGGCTTTGACGGACCGCGTCTTTCACTGGAAGTCACGGCTGCCGGGCAAGTTTTATACGCAGGAGCAGTTGAAGGAGCTGGTGGATTATTGCGCCGGGCTGAATATCCAGGTGATTCCGGAGATCGACATGCCGGGGCACAGCCAGCCGTTCGCCAAGGCCATGAAGACCGGCATGCAGACGGAGAAAGGCGTTTCCATATTGAAGGAGGTGCTGGACGAGGTTGTTCCCCTTTTTCCCGGGAGGTATTTCCATATGGGGTCCGACGAGGTGCATATTACCATGAAGGATTTTATTCCGCGCATGGCAGAGTATCTCCGAGGGAAGGGGAAGGAGGTGGTTGTATGGTCGCCGGGCGGTCCTCACGACAAGGATTCCGTGCTGATGTGCTGGGGAGAGAGCGAGGCTGGAGCCCGAATGGACAAAGGAATGAAGCGAATTGACAGCAATGGCTTTTACATTGACTGGGCGGATTCCCAGTCCGGCGTATACCAGGTGTTTTTCCAGCAGCCGTGCGAAGTTCCCCGAGGGGATGAAAAGGCGTTGGGCGCTATCCTGCCTGTGTGGTGTGACGGGAATCTGAGCAGTGAGAAGAGGGTGCTGGAACAGTATCCTCTTTACCCCTGCGTGTTGACGTTTGCGGAACGCGTCTGGCGCGGAGGCGCCACCAAGAGGAAGGATTACATGGCTCAGCTTCCCCCCAAAGGAACGGCCGGATGGGCGGAGTTCCGGGAGTTTGAACGTCGTCTTGTCTCCCACCGTGACAGGTTTTTCCGGGGCGTTCCCTTTGCGTACGTAAAACAGGCGGATATGGCCTGGAGCCTGGTAGGCCCGTTTGACCACCGGGGAAAGAATGATACGTCCTTTGAACCGGAACGGAAGATTGCCGCCTCCTACCGGGACGGGGACAGGACGCTGGAATGGAAGAGTACGCCCGTTTACGGCGGGGCCGTGCATATCAGGCACCTTTTTGCGATGTTCAATATGCACCGGAACCAGTACCGGCTGGCCCACTGGCCCACGCTGATGTCAGAGGATGTGGGGAAGGGAGGCGGGACTTGTTACGCGCTGACTTCCATCCGTAGCCCGAAGGATCAGGAAGTGTGGCTGATGGTTGGCCTGAATGGCATGTGGGGGCATTCAGGAGGGTACCGCAGCGCGCGCGCTCCGGAGCAGGGGAGCTGGGATTTTTCCGGAGGGGACGTGTGGCTGAACGGAAAGCGCGTGGATCCTCCCAAGTGGCCGTTCAAGAGCCTGCCCTGGACGGATTGGGGCAAGGGGCGCATTGAGGAGGCTCCCCTGACCTGGGAGGGGTATTTTTTCCGCCCTCCCGTGAAGGTAAAGCTCCGCAAGGGGGTGAACCGTGTCCTGGTACGCAGCGTATTCGGCCACTGGAAGGGGGACAACGGGCAGAGAAGCTGGTTTTTCTGCTGCATGCCCGTCCTGTGGGACGGCACCCATTACCGGGAGGTTCCTGGTCTGGAGTACGATCCCAGGCCGGACGTCCGCTGA
- a CDS encoding nucleotide pyrophosphatase/phosphodiesterase family protein, with protein MKLPATRVAVLDAVALSRQMMEHMPRLSSWAERQRVSSFPPAFPAVTCTAQSSYITGLSPEEHAIPGNGWYNRNMSEVQFWKQSNKLVQGPRVWEKLKNLYGPSFTCAKLFWWYNMYSTADWSITPRPMYPADGRKIFDIYTQPMDLREIIKRDLGEFPFPTFWGPMAGIGATQWIADSVRWIEQKYRPNLNLVYLPYLDYDLQKFGPSSGEAAKAARAMDDLLCDLIDFLEREGVTPIVVSEYGISDVSRTVALNRLFRKRGWITVKPELGTEMLDGGASRAFAVADHQVAQIYVNDPSVREEVKALLSATPGVEEIRETDFSGLNPAACERLPDFTAVAAPDTWFTYYYWTDDAKAPDFARCVDIHRKPGYDPAEMFFDPALAFPMLHAASFLLKKKLGFRALMKVIPLNGDQVKGSHGRDRVPANQQPVFIGPASLPEIRSAQDVHEAILSVFAES; from the coding sequence ATGAAACTTCCCGCCACCCGCGTAGCCGTCCTTGATGCAGTAGCCCTTTCTCGCCAGATGATGGAACATATGCCCAGGCTTTCCTCCTGGGCGGAGCGCCAGCGCGTTTCCTCCTTCCCTCCGGCCTTTCCGGCGGTCACCTGCACGGCGCAGAGCTCCTACATCACCGGGCTCTCCCCGGAGGAGCACGCCATTCCCGGCAACGGCTGGTACAACAGGAACATGAGCGAAGTACAGTTCTGGAAGCAATCCAACAAACTGGTACAGGGGCCGCGCGTCTGGGAGAAGCTGAAAAACCTGTACGGTCCCTCCTTCACCTGCGCCAAGCTCTTCTGGTGGTACAACATGTACTCCACCGCGGACTGGAGCATCACGCCGCGCCCCATGTACCCGGCGGACGGCCGCAAAATCTTTGACATCTATACACAGCCCATGGACCTGCGGGAAATCATCAAGCGGGACCTGGGTGAATTCCCCTTCCCCACGTTCTGGGGCCCCATGGCGGGCATCGGCGCCACGCAATGGATTGCGGACTCCGTCCGGTGGATTGAGCAAAAATACCGCCCCAATCTCAACCTGGTCTATCTGCCCTACCTGGACTACGACCTCCAGAAATTTGGTCCCTCCTCCGGGGAGGCGGCCAAGGCGGCCCGGGCCATGGACGATCTTCTCTGCGATCTGATCGACTTCCTGGAACGGGAGGGAGTCACGCCGATTGTCGTGAGCGAATACGGCATTTCCGACGTCTCGCGCACGGTAGCCCTGAACCGCCTCTTCCGGAAACGCGGCTGGATCACTGTCAAACCGGAACTGGGAACGGAAATGCTGGACGGGGGAGCCTCCAGAGCCTTTGCCGTAGCCGACCACCAAGTGGCCCAGATTTACGTTAACGATCCCTCCGTCCGGGAAGAAGTAAAAGCCCTGCTCTCCGCTACCCCCGGCGTGGAGGAAATCCGGGAGACGGACTTTTCCGGCCTGAACCCTGCCGCCTGCGAGCGCCTTCCGGACTTCACCGCCGTGGCGGCCCCGGACACTTGGTTTACCTACTACTACTGGACGGACGACGCCAAGGCCCCGGACTTCGCCCGCTGCGTGGACATCCACCGCAAGCCCGGCTATGACCCTGCGGAAATGTTCTTTGACCCGGCCCTTGCCTTCCCCATGCTGCATGCCGCCTCCTTCCTGCTGAAAAAAAAGCTGGGCTTCCGCGCCCTGATGAAAGTCATCCCCCTCAACGGAGACCAGGTGAAAGGCTCCCACGGCAGGGACCGGGTGCCCGCAAACCAGCAGCCCGTATTCATCGGCCCGGCATCCCTGCCGGAAATCCGTTCCGCGCAGGACGTGCATGAGGCCATCCTCTCCGTCTTTGCGGAAAGCTGA